One region of Salvia miltiorrhiza cultivar Shanhuang (shh) chromosome 3, IMPLAD_Smil_shh, whole genome shotgun sequence genomic DNA includes:
- the LOC131018613 gene encoding uncharacterized protein LOC131018613: MDPMTRRYTWPDLKTMITLHQYTEGIKCRIFSITLTGIAQQWFRALEPDSVHSFKQLHDTFMWQFASSKCAAMTAMSLMDLKQEPTETLKEFAARFTKASLEVLKAESQIKGYAFVRRLRPGAFFDNLQVKQPRDFDDILALGVHTTGGS; the protein is encoded by the coding sequence ATGGATCCGATGACCCGGAGGTACACATGGCCAGATTTGAAAACCATGATCACGCTACATCAGTACACAGAGGGGATTAAGTGTAGAATCTTCTCTATTACGTTAACCGGAATAGCTCAGCAGTGGTTCCGGGCTCTGGAGCCTGATTCTGTTCATTCTTTTAAACAACTACATGATACGTTCATGTGGCAGTTTGCGAGCTCTAAGTGCGCTGCCATGACTGCCATGTCATTGATGGATTTAAAACAAGAACCTACCGAGACTCTGAAGGAATTTGCTGCCCGTTTTACCAAAGCATCTTTGGAGGTGCTCAAAGCTGAATCTCAGATTAAGGGCTATGCTTTTGTACGCAGGCTAAGACCTGGAGCTTTCTTTGATAATTTACAAGTAAAACAACCGAGGGACTTTGATGATATTCTAGCCCTCGGGGTACATACAACTGGAGGAAGCTAG